The following are encoded in a window of Candida dubliniensis CD36 chromosome 4, complete sequence genomic DNA:
- the CMD1 gene encoding CaM, putative (In S. cerevisiae: Ca++ binding protein that regulates Ca++ independent processes (mitosis, bud growth, actin organization, endocytosis, etc.) and Ca++ dependent processes (stress-activated pathways); also known as CaM;~spliced gene): MAEKLSEQQIAEFKEAFSLFDKDSDGKITTKELGTVMRSLGQNPSESELTDMINEVDVNSDGSIDFPEFLTMMARKMKDTDSEAEIAEAFKVFDRNGDGKISAAELRHVLTSIGEKLSDADVDQMIKEADTNNDGEIDIQEFTSLLAAK, translated from the exons ATG gctgaaaaattatcagaACAACAAATTGCTGAATTTAAAGAagcattttctttattcgATAAAGACAGTGATGGCAAAATAACCACTAAAGAATTAGGTACAGTTATGAGATCGTTAGGTCAAAACCCTTCAGAAAGTGAGTTGACTGACATGATAAATGAAGTTGATGTCAACTCTGATGgttcaattgatttccCAGAATTTTTGACCATGATGGCAAGAAAAATGAAGGATACTGATTCAGAGGCAGAAATTGCAGAAGCGTTCAAAGTATTCGACAGAAACGGTGATGGAAAGATTAGTGCTGCCGAGTTAAGGCATGTGTTGACTTCAATTGGTGAGAAATTGTCTGATGCTGATGTGGATCAAATGATTAAAGAAGCTGATACCAACAATGATGGTGAGATTGATATCCAAGAGTTTACTCTGTTATTAGCAGCTAAATAA
- a CDS encoding putative ectonucleotide pyrophosphatase/phosphodiesterase, [includes: alkaline phosphodiesterase (ec 3.1.4.1); nucleotide pyrophosphatase (ec 3.6.1.9)] (Similar to S. cerevisiae NPP1;~In S. cerevisiae: nucleotide pyrophosphatase/phosphodiesterase family member; mediates extracellular nucleotide phosphate hydrolysis along with Npp2p and Pho5p), whose translation MSINYNAQPHAVDVPVTDMDDPEDDIIFAEQASTQQNRTRNSFLDNLDFETDNSRSASGGILDKFRSFFESRSGQNDDYEMVSRFDVDSTNESDGLDNQPPIDVRERRLQLLEKQVKRRTIVGSVFLLTVGILTLVLFFNKNSAKLLVNSGPTRKVYSNSTHEFHQTTILISLDGFHPHYINPLDTPTMHNIMKNDYGAPYMTPSFPSSTFPNHWTLITGLHPSEHGIVGNTFYDPVLKKQFINTNPKVGGLDPDFWRGGEPIWKTAERQNVKSAVHMWPGSEVPHIGPTKDFDRYNGSELLSSKVDRVMGWIDHESIDTRPELILTYVPTIDQFGHKFGISGGNLTEALTYVDNFIDLMQQEIHKRNLDEIVNMIIVSDHGMAPTSNDRLLYLDDLVDLDKIEHIDGWPLFGLRPKGDIDDFYIELSGNFNKLDSKVTSHYHIYRVENIPPEFQFGGNITAHKYNYRLAPIWIIPDVGYSITTHKQMEDNGFEYKPKGVHGYNNTHLLMRAIFLGTGPYFKNKNLKVEPFANTEVYNLVCDTLDIVPAPNNGSLPHEVWSQKLPDEWTDDLTFPNLPFQVEHIVRKNATYDLLWRKGSEAKIDPAPAPTNKHPVESMKSEESTITSLETESLPKPSDFISSSTGSTMKTSTTTKVHEGFGEVIGDIIGGIEDGFDAIGDVVHDFIDDIF comes from the coding sequence ATGTCTATCAATTACAATGCACAACCTCATGCTGTGGACGTGCCTGTTACTGACATGGACGACCCCGAGgatgatattatttttgcTGAACAAGCATCTACACAACAAAATAGAACTCGAAATTCGTTTTTAGATAATTTGGATTTTGAAACTGACAATTCAAGGTCCGCATCAGGAGGGATTTTAGACAAATTTCGCTCTTTTTTTGAGTCACGACTGGGTCAAAATGATGATTACGAAATGGTTCTGCGGTTTGACGTAGATAGCACAAACGAAAGTGATGGTCTAGATAATCAACCACCAATTGATGTTAGAGAACGCCGACTTCAATTATTGGAGAAACAAGTTAAACGTCGAACTATTGTTGGTAGTGTATTTTTGCTTACAGTGGGTATATTGACACTTGTGCTATTCTTCAATAAGAATAGTGCTAAACTCTTGGTGAATTCAGGACCAACCCGTAAAGTctattcaaattcaacacATGAGTTTCATCAAACAACGATATTGATATCACTTGATGGGTTCCACCCTCATTACATTAATCCTTTGGATACCCCTACCATGCATAATATAATGAAGAATGATTATGGTGCACCATACATGACTCCTAGTTTTCCCTCCCTGACTTTCCCTAATCATTGGACTTTAATTACAGGATTGCATCCATCTGAACATGGAATAGTAGGGAATACTTTTTATGATCCGgtattgaaaaaacaatttataaaCACAAATCCTAAAGTAGGCGGATTAGACCCAGATTTTTGGAGAGGAGGCGAACCTATTTGGAAGACGGCTGAGAGACAAAATGTTAAATCTGCAGTTCACATGTGGCCAGGTTCAGAAGTACCACATATTGGCCCAACAAAGGATTTTGATAGATACAATGGGTCTGAATTGTTATCTTCAAAAGTGGATAGAGTTATGGGTTGGATAGATCACGAGAGCATAGACACAAGACCAGAATTGATTCTTACCTATGTTCCCACTATTGACCAATTTGGCCACAAGTTTGGGATCTCAGGTGGTAACTTAACTGAAGCTTTGACTTATGTCGATAATTTTATTGACCTCATGCAACAAGAGATTCATAAAAGAAATCTCGATGAAATTGTCAACATGATTATTGTCAGTGATCACGGAATGGCCCCAACTTCCAATGACAGATTGCTTTATCTTGATGATTTGGTAGATTTGGATAAAATTGAACATATTGATGGGTGGCCATTGTTTGGCTTACGGCCAAAGGGGGACATTGATGATTTCTACATTGAACTTTCAGGAAACTTTAATAAACTAGATTCCAAAGTGACTTCACATTATCATATATATAGAGTTGAGAATATACCACCagaatttcaatttggtGGCAACATAACTGCTCACAAGTACAATTACCGTCTAGCCCCAATCTGGATAATACCTGATGTTGGATATTCGATCACTACGCATAAACAAATGGAGGATAATGGATTTGAGTATAAACCCAAAGGTGTTCATGGGTATAATAACACTCACTTGTTAATGAGAGCAATATTTTTAGGAACTGGGCCTtattttaaaaacaaaaatttgaaagtgGAGCCATTTGCCAATACAGAAGTTTATAACTTGGTTTGTGATACATTGGATATTGTACCGGCACCAAATAATGGAAGCTTGCCACATGAAGTTTGGTCTCAAAAACTACCTGATGAATGGACTGACGACTTGACATTTCCAAACTTGCCATTCCAAGTTGAGCATATTGTTAGAAAAAATGCAACTTATGATTTGCTTTGGAGAAAAGGAAGTGAAGCAAAAATCGATCCAGCTCCAGCtccaacaaacaaacatcCAGTTGAATCTATGAAGTCAGAAGAGTCGACTATCACCTCGCTAGAGACAGAATCATTGCCCAAACCAAGTGATTTTATTTCGTCCTCAACTGGTTCAACGATGAAAACGCTGACTACTACAAAAGTTCATGAAGGGTTTGGAGAGGTTATAGGTGATATTATTGGTGGAATTGAAGATGGTTTTGATGCCATTGGCGATGTGGTTCATGATTTTATAGACGATATCTTTTAA
- a CDS encoding NGG1-interacting factor orthologue, putative (Similar to S. cerevisiae NIF3;~In S. cerevisiae: protein of unknown function, similar to Listeria monocytogenes major sigma factor (rpoD gene product); the authentic, non-tagged protein is detected in highly purified mitochondria in high-throughput studies;~spliced gene) → MSKTSVKRVVNAIQKFYPTALADKTWDNTGLLVDSSSFEESDSELNTKVPVKVLLTIDLTQAVADEAISKNANFIVAYHPFIFRGLKSITHNDPQQRSLIKLIQNKISVYSPHTAVDSAKGGVNDFLVEGITKNQKVESSIPIEQDKTDSDCGMGRLVKLSQPSKLTDLLSNIKEQLGLQHVQVAPSKDGIDHDIKTIAICAGSGGGVFKGVDADLYYTGELSHHEALFFKESGSSVICCNHSNTERAFLKVIQEQLKNELDDTDEVLISETDKDPFETW, encoded by the exons ATGTCAAAGACTTCAGTGAAAAGAGTTGTCAATGCTA TTCAAAAATTCTATCCCACTGCCTTGGCTGACAAAACTTGGGATAATACTGGATTATTAGTTGATTCCAGTTCTTTTGAAGAATCTGATTCAGAACTTAATACTAAGGTTCCAGTCAAGGTATTATTAACCATTGACTTAACCCAAGCTGTTGCTGATGAAGCAATTTCGAAAAATGCCAATTTCATTGTGGCTTATCATCCCTTTATATTTCGTGGATTAAAGTCAATTACACATAACGACCCTCAACAAAGATCACTcattaaattgattcaaaataaGATTAGTGTTTATTCTCCACATACTGCAGTTGATAGTGCTAAAGGAGGTGTCAATGATTTTTTAGTAGAAGGTATTaccaaaaaccaaaaagtTGAATCATCGATCCCAATTGAACAAGATAAAACTGATTCAGATTGTGGAATGGGGAGATTAGTGAAATTGAGCCAACCATCAAAATTAACAGATTTACTATCCAATATCAAAGAGCAACTTGGTTTGCAACATGTACAAGTGGCACCATCAAAAGATGGAATTGACCACGatattaaaacaattgcCATTTGTGCTGGTTCTGGAGGTGGTGTGTTCAAAGGAGTGGACGCAGATTTATATTACACAGGAGAATTATCTCATCATGAAGCATTGTTTTTCAAGGAATCTGGATCATCAGTGATTTGTTGTAATCATTCAAACACCGAAAGAGCTTTTTTGAAAGTAATTCAAgaacaattgaagaatGAACTAGATGATACTGATGAAGTTTTAATAAGTGAAACTGACAAAGATCCATTTGAAACTTGGTAA
- a CDS encoding histone deacetylase, putative (Similar to S. cerevisiae HOS1), with translation MYRNCVRLGVLSGSYCCSGLIISTLSCKIVPAKISIVYVIKNKNKKKNCQRPGHYYQTSKMTTKRKVYITLSDSTTNIFDLLPSNKGRQSLVQGLIEAYKLIDLCDGTIHIYPAQTKDLTTYHDEEFVKHLMEPRTSLDKYSDQIDAGEADLTNVVIEENDLDEKYGLVFDCYPFPCLGLYVSLTAASSINAARKIVQQVKETNYQIIAVNWYGGRHHCHKSQAAGFCYVNDVVLSINILRKNLGPVFYLDLDLHHGDGVESAFKFSKKVATCSIHRYDVGFYPGTGSLKSSRENTYNIPTGKGLNNSSMLWIIKEIVTPLIVNFGPKAIVIQCGCDGLALDTHKEWNMTIKGYRNSIEWIINYFSEIPIMLLGGGGYNHTETAKCWTYLTGSVLRVSNIDTWDIIPEHKNLDAYEEDGFRFWTDHNTGPSKMKDHNSVEYLNEIKAHLLSL, from the coding sequence ATGTATAGGAATTGTGTAAGACTTGGTGTATTATCTGGATCATATTGCTGTAGTGGTTTAATTATCTCTACCCTTCTGTGTAAAATAGTTCCCGCAAAAATACTGATTGTTTATgtaatcaaaaacaaaaacaaaaaaaaaaactgcCAAAGACCAGgccattattatcaaacaCTGAAGATGACCACAAAGAGAAAAGTGTATATCACTCTATCAGACTCTACAACcaatatatttgatttactTCCATCTAATAAGGGAAGGCAGTCGTTAGTACAAGGCCTAATTGAGGcttataaattgattgactTGTGTGATGGAACTATACATATTTATCCAGCTCAGACTAAAGATCTTACGACGTATCATGATGAAGAGTTTGTTAAACATTTGATGGAACCTCGAACGTCTCTAGATAAATATTCCGATCAAATTGACGCAGGAGAAGCAGATTTAACAAATGTTGTAATTGAGGAAAATGATCTAGATGAGAAATATGGATTAGTTTTCGATTGTTATCCATTCCCATGTTTGGGCTTATATGTGCTGTTGACGGCAGCATCTAGTATAAATGCTGCGAGAAAGATAGTTCAACAAGTTAAAGAAActaattatcaaataattgcAGTGAATTGGTATGGAGGAAGACACCATTGTCACAAATCTCAAGCAGCTGGGTTCTGTTATGTGAATGATGTGGTGCTATCAATTAACATTCTACGTAAAAACTTGGGTCCGGTGTTTTATcttgatttggatttgcATCATGGAGATGGAGTAGAAAGCGCTTTTAAGTTTTCCAAGAAAGTTGCTACTTGTTCAATACATAGATATGATGTTGGATTTTATCCTGGTACTGGGAGTTTGAAAAGCTCTCGAGAAAATACATACAATATACCAACTGGGAAGGGACTAAACAATTCAAGTATGTTATGGATaatcaaagaaattgtAACTCCGTTGATAGTCAATTTTGGCCCAAAGGCTATTGTCATTCAATGTGGGTGTGATGGATTGGCTCTAGATACACATAAGGAATGGAATATGACCATTAAGGGGTATCGTAATAGTATAGAGtggataataaattattttagTGAAATACCTATAATGTTGTTAGGTGGCGGAGGATACAATCATACAGAGACTGCAAAATGCTGGACATACCTCACAGGTCTGGTTCTACGAGTTAGTAATATTGATACATGGGATATCATACCAGAACACAAAAATTTAGATGCATATGAAGAAGATGGTTTCAGATTCTGGACAGACCATAATACAGGCCCTAGTAAAATGAAAGATCACAATAGTGTAGAATAtttgaatgaaattaaagCTCATTTATTGTCTCTATAA
- a CDS encoding GDP-mannose-dolichol diphosphochitobiose mannosyltransferase, putative (Similar to S. cerevisiae ALG1;~In S. cerevisiae: mannosyltransferase, involved in asparagine-linked glycosylation in the endoplasmic reticulum (ER)), producing MGEIIKYKGFDHLWQYSGPWLYCLIGVYISLPVLAYHILPWIFHKNRSSKRKTISIFVLGDLGHSPRMCYHASSFSKLDYYVNLCGYVETEPSHQIVDDVNIDIIPIEAIKNTNNLPFIVFAILKVLKQCGKIWSILWDTRGSDYIMIQNPPSIPILLIVMLFKTIFSRETKLIIDWHNLNYTILNLRYNNLNHPLVKLVKLYEMFLGKFANLNITVTKSMRKYLVKEFGFQKSKIVTLYDRPGAQFQPLSNKREFMSGHKLFADIDIEKYKVLISSTSFTPDEDFNILLDALKGYESTPNTPPILLIVTGKGPLKEKFLETVDRLEFTNKVCVKSAWLSSEDYPKVLACADLGISLHTSSSGIDLPMKIVDFFGCGVPVVSLDFPAIDELVKNSVNGLLTNSKSDQTKEVTRLITGVFTDGTLLRSLKEGALEESNSRWDENWMQTFGSIFENKS from the coding sequence ATGggtgaaattattaaatataaagGATTTGATCATTTATGGCAATACTCTGGACCGTGGTTATATTGTCTAATTGGGGTCTATATTAGCTTGCCAGTGTTAGCTTACCATATATTGCCTTGGATATTTCATAAAAACAGGTCCAGTAAACGGAAAActatatcaatttttgtaCTAGGGGACTTGGGCCATTCACCTAGAATGTGTTACCATGCGTCATCGTTCAGTAAGTTGGATTACTATGTGAATTTATGTGGTTATGTCGAAACAGAACCATCACaccaaattgttgatgatgtaaatattgatatcaTTCCAATAGAGGCTATCAAAAATACCAACAATTTGCCCTTTATCGTTTTTGCTATTCTTAAAGTCCTAAAACAATGTGGGAAAATTTGGAGCATATTATGGGACACCAGAGGATCAGATTATATTATGATACAGAACCCTCCCAGTATTCCCATACTATTGATTGTGATGTTGTTCAAGACAATTTTCAGTCGAGAAACCAAGTTAATTATTGACTGGcacaatttgaattatacaattttgaatttgagaTACAATAATTTAAACCACCCACTTGTGAAATTGGTGAAACTATATGAAATGTTTTTGGGGAAATTTGCCAATCTTAATATAACAGTCACGAAAAGTATGAGGAAATATTTAGTCAAAGAATTTGGATTTCAAAAGTCAAAAATTGTTACATTGTACGATAGGCCAGGAGCTCAATTCCAGCCTTTGTCGAATAAGAGAGAGTTTATGTCAGGGCATAAGTTGTTTGCAGACATTgacattgaaaaatataagGTGTTAATTAGTTCAACTTCATTTACTCCTGATGAGGATTTTAATATCCTACTAGATGCATTGAAAGGTTATGAGAGTACACCAAACactccaccaatattattaattgttaCTGGTAAAGGACCTTTGAAGGAAAAATTTTTGGAGACAGTAGATAGGTTAGAGTTTACGAACAAAGTTTGTGTGAAAAGTGCATGGTTAAGTTCAGAGGACTATCCTAAAGTTCTAGCATGCGCTGATTTGGGTATTTCATTACACACATCTTCCAGTGGCATAGATTTGCCAatgaaaattgttgattttttcgGTTGTGGTGTCCCTGTTGTGTCTCTAGATTTCCCAGCAATAGACGAATTAGTGAAGAACAGCGTCAATGGACTACTCACAAACAGTAAATCAGACCAAACTAAGGAGGTGACTCGTTTGATCACTGGGGTATTTACTGATGGTACGTTGTTAAGATCACTAAAGGAAGGAGCTTTAGAGGAGAGTAACTCCAGATGGGACGAAAACTGGATGCAAACTTTTGGTTctatatttgaaaataagtCCTAA
- a CDS encoding DNA repair protein, putative (Similar to S. cerevisiae REV1;~In S. cerevisiae: forms a complex with the subunits of DNA polymerase zeta, Rev3p and Rev7p; involved in repair of abasic sites in damaged DNA) codes for MDNDQENANSEEYPSFLRSLDDESLISHIQDLNKQRSQRNGADYSFEHVSTPKKMASFNSAISSDPFDDGLDEDIINHVNNTDENDAFSGEEDDNNSNKEAVGKLHEFGDYATYFHSKRLKQQKQDEEYIKWDKKRRKLQNIKDEPKQIFKGCSIFVNGHTNPSITEIHRLVILHGGQFVSYMVNKSSVTHIVCDRLTPRKSIQFKNCRVVKAQWIVDSVAQQTLLDWTLYRSVSEVAYGQKRLEFTKQQTIEEKSEIRDECQNNNDDKEEDDLDNETNFSLSDEYNADILDKSQELETFFEKRQDLIQEPEEELPVVIEDPPQSGKGIHKVNNKYVLDARHPDFLPNFFANSRLHHLSVWKADLRLKFLRRIVKERLHESTSLFENPFIDPGEKKVIMHIDFDCFFATASCLKRPDLDMNKQPIAVSHGGKTSDIASCNYVARKHGVKNGMWFIQATKLCPDLILLPYEFESYEKFSTEFYNYLFTSKFFDSIFPVSIDEVLVDATSYCHSGVGDSVSLVNELATRIRKDVFRLTNCPVSIGASTNVLLAKLALKKAKPNGQFYLFDDTEKFLQSIYIKDLPGFGRGILEKLDSEVQSSKPRIKDVISIPKQRLVQLLGEKTGTKLFEYARGIDQTSIEIDANNPEAVLGRKSVSVDVNFGIRFDTVEELDEFLMRLSRELYQRLVSLGICGSSLTLKLAKRAEGARVNPPKFLGMGLCDFVNKSSKLGVPTNDWGIIGNEVKVLYRMVNIPVKELRGIAITISKLVDAESVKSSKQMRLPFKKAESNALSIRDLRQLQKMPESKDKKTQKLIFSMQSPEKRQANKGRVLHEFADFKSLDWEVFHALPDEIKSELKVELRRRGMLSEKSTPKKGKTYLQQLLPTQSGNALKYVRVTESPKKRKSPRKSRSETSSPIKVAKPEPVYEESQSYDTSVLNELPSSIKESVLRDAEYKEKIKKFDLMSMRDKLAQKLENSKVLVNEVTSDWIKSQKKLNTTPLFLNEQLKDKELYTRLDDWVKFSLPQGGPHEEDMDYFAFFVETMLQRDQFNRVLLLLKRIKERLKYHKTLLNCQVFNEEEQLVYEESFEDWYRQLDNKVQFLVDRYSNEKKIQVGCIGIV; via the coding sequence ATGGATAATGATCAAGAAAATGCCAACAGTGAAGAGTATCCCAGTTTCTTGAGATCATTAGATGACGAGAGTCTAATCTCACACATTCAAGATTTAAACAAGCAGCGTCTGCAAAGAAATGGGGCAGACTACTCCTTTGAACATGTCTCGACACCCAAAAAAATGGCGTCTTTCAATAGTGCCATCAGCTCGGATCCTTTTGACGATGGATTAGATGAAGATATAATTAATCATGTTAACAATACCGATGAGAATGATGCCTTCTCTGGTGAAGAAGatgacaacaacagcaacaaagAAGCAGTGGGTAAATTGCATGAATTTGGTGATTATGCCACGTATTTCCACTCTAAACGACTAAAGCAACAAAAGCAAGATGAAGAATATATCAAGTGGGATAAGAAGAGACGCAAATTGCAAAATATCAAAGATGAACCAAAGCAGATTTTTAAAGGGTgttcaatttttgtaaatgGGCACACTAATCCCTCTATAACAGAGATCCATCGATTGGTGATTCTACACGGTGGACAGTTTGTGAGCTATATGGTTAATAAATCGAGTGTGACACATATAGTTTGTGATCGATTGACCCCTCGGAAAAGTATACAGTTCAAAAATTGTCGAGTGGTGAAGGCTCAATGGATTGTGGACTCGGTTGCACAACAGACATTACTAGATTGGACACTTTACAGACTGGTGCTGGAAGTAGCTTATGGTCAAAAAAGATTGGAATTTACCAAACAACAGACTATCGAAGAGAAGAGCGAGATAAGGGACGAGTGTCAGAATAATAATGAcgataaagaagaagatgatttaGACAATGAGACaaacttttctttatcTGATGAGTATAATGCAGATATCTTAGACAAACTGCAAGAGTTGGAAACCTTTTTTGAGAAACGTCAAGATCTTATACAAGAACCGGAAGAGGAATTGCCAGTTGTAATTGAAGATCCTCCACAGTCAGGCAAAGGTATTCATAAAGTGAATAATAAGTATGTCCTAGATGCACGGCATCCAGACTTTCTTCCAAACTTCTTTGCAAACTCCAGATTACACCATCTAAGTGTATGGAAGGCTGATCTTAGGCTAAAGTTTCTTCGTAGAATAGTGAAGGAAAGGTTGCACGAGTCAACTAGTCTCTTTGAAAATCCATTCATAGACCCAGGTGAGAAAAAAGTGATTATgcatattgattttgactGTTTTTTTGCTACTGCATCTTGTTTGAAGCGACCAGATCTAGATATGAATAAACAGCCTATAGCGGTTTCGCATGGTGGGAAAACTTCTGATATAGCTAGTTGCAATTATGTTGCTCGAAAACACGGAGTTAAAAATGGTATGTGGTTTATACAAGCGACAAAATTGTGTCCTGACTTAATTTTGTTACCTTATGAGTTTGAAAGTTATGAAAAGTTTTCTACtgaattttataattaCCTATTCACAAGCAAGTTTTTTGATTCTATTTTCCCTGTCCTGATTGATGAAGTATTAGTTGATGCCACATCTTATTGTCATAGTGGAGTTGGTGATAGTGTGAGTTTAGTAAATGAATTGGCTACTCGCATTCGTAAAGATGTATTTAGGTTGACAAATTGTCCTGTGAGTATTGGTGCTTCGACAAATGTACTTTTGGCGAAATTGGCTCTCAAAAAGGCAAAACCAAATGGTcagttttatttgtttgatgACACTGAAAAGTTTTTGCAGTCTATCTATATAAAAGATTTGCCCGGTTTTGGAAGAGGGATACTAGAGAAGTTGGATTCAGAGGTACAGTCCAGTAAACCTCGAATCAAAGATGTTATTTCTATACCGAAGCAAAGACTCGTTCAGCTATTAGGAGAAAAAACAGGTACCAAGTTGTTTGAATATGCTAGGGGAATAGATCAAACGAGTATCGAAATAGATGCGAATAATCCTGAAGCAGTGTTAGGTAGAAAATCTGTTTCAGTCGATGTTAATTTTGGTATTAGATTTGATACtgttgaagaattagaCGAGTTTTTGATGAGACTTTCTCGAGAATTATATCAAAGACTTGTATCTCTTGGTATTTGTGGTTCTAGTTTAACCCTCAAACTTGCCAAGAGAGCTGAAGGAGCAAGAGTAAACCCGCCTAAGTTTTTGGGAATGGGACTTTGTGATTTTGTCAATAAATCTTCCAAATTAGGCGTGCCGACCAATGATTGGGGCATCATAGGCAACGAAGTGAAGGTGCTTTATAGGATGGTGAACATTCCTGTTAAGGAGTTGCGTGGTATTGCAATTACTATTTCAAAACTCGTCGATGCTGAAAGTGTCAAGTCTAGTAAACAGATGAGATTGCCTTTTAAAAAGGCAGAAAGCAATGCATTGAGTATACGAGATTTAAGACAGTTACAAAAGATGCCTGAATCGAAAGATAAAAAGActcaaaaattgatattcaGCATGCAACTGCCAGAAAAAAGACAAGCTAATAAAGGCCGAGTGTTGCATGAATTTGCTGATTTTAAAAGCTTGGATTGGGAAGTTTTCCATGCTCTACCTGATGAAATCAAACTGGAACTAAAAGTGGAATTAAGACGGCGAGGCATGTTATCAGAGAAATCCACACCAAAAAAGGGGAAAACTTACTTGCAACAGTTGTTGCCCACTCAGTCTGGAAACGCCCTCAAATATGTCAGAGTGACTGAATCACCTAAAAAGAGGAAATCTCCTAGAAAAAGTAGACTGGAAACGCTGCTGCCAATAAAAGTTGCAAAACCAGAACCTGTATATGAAGAGTCACAGTCATACGATACGTCTgtattaaatgaattaccATCTTCAATTAAGGAATCGGTGCTAAGAGACGCAGAGTACAAAGAGAAGATTAAAAAGTTTGACTTGATGTCAATGCGAGATAAATTGGCGCAAAAGCTAGAAAACAGCAAGGTACTAGTAAACGAAGTCACTTCAGATTGGATCAAGagccaaaaaaaacttaATACAACAcctttatttttgaatgaaCAATTGAAGGATAAAGAGTTATATACAAGATTAGACGATTGGGTTAAGTTCTCTCTACCTCAAGGAGGGCCACACGAGGAAGACATGGATTATTTTGCTTTCTTTGTTGAGACAATGTTGCAACGAGATCAATTTAATAGagttttgttgttattaaaaagaattaaagaaagattAAAATACCACAAAACATTATTAAACTGTCAAGTTtttaatgaagaagaacagTTGGTATATGAGGAATCGTTCGAGGATTGGTATAGACAATTAGATAATAAGGTACAATTTTTAGTTGATAGAtattcaaatgaaaaaaagattCAAGTAGGATGTATAGGAATTGTGTAA